One genomic region from Chloroflexota bacterium encodes:
- a CDS encoding GAF domain-containing protein, which translates to MTTAPDNARLSSARDTERLITFQRITAMVAASLNVQETLDAIVAATCELVGTAEALIVIRDADTGELTLHPHPAHAVPDAEADELFRRSLWDGIGAHVMRTQKPHVVNDSGEPLAGPLPVAAQAWICVPLIIQDESIGLLYALNDRPTQFSDEAVTLATLLANHAAIAIVNARLFEKTESRLRASNAVFRVTQALAQNLSVDEVLQMAVEQITLAVPSAGKAVIHLLRGEVLDPRAASRKQGRGQAPHSLAMRAGSGIAGRALARKTPQVALDTLRDPDFIDHGTGVRSLIVVPLMVDDRVMGTLSVDSASINAFDGDTQRLVVSLGHQASVAISRARLFDAMRAEKRRIEAILNHMVDGVMLLDGDGRIANVNPALIDMVRVPASQLTGQLVRDVPYPVNQFGLDLPLDGHDAVAERSVQTGEPLKKAFEVFASPVPSATAGWAGHVVVVHDVTRERELDQLKSDFISTVSHELRTPLFSIRGFVKLLTNDKVTDDKTRREFLSIVSQQTDHLAQIVNDLLDLSRLDAGRPIEMDFESVDTSAIASQVVARFQSLAGERRILLKTDVPGGLPRVRADARRLTQALVNLVGNAIKFTAEHGRVTIGAGIESPGELRVSVTDTGIGIPADALPHLFERFFQVGQPSMPRLGGTGLGLYITRQIVEAHGGRICVESTLGAGSCFWFTIPVDTPNPGGNTRG; encoded by the coding sequence ATGACCACCGCCCCGGACAATGCCCGCCTGTCATCTGCGCGCGATACGGAGCGCCTGATAACATTTCAGCGCATTACGGCCATGGTGGCCGCCTCGCTCAATGTTCAGGAGACGCTTGACGCGATTGTGGCGGCGACGTGCGAATTGGTCGGCACCGCCGAGGCGCTGATTGTAATTCGCGACGCGGATACCGGCGAGTTGACGCTGCACCCGCACCCGGCGCACGCGGTGCCCGACGCCGAGGCGGACGAGTTGTTTCGCCGCAGCCTCTGGGACGGCATTGGCGCGCACGTCATGCGCACGCAGAAGCCGCATGTGGTCAATGACAGCGGCGAGCCGCTGGCGGGTCCGCTGCCGGTTGCGGCGCAGGCGTGGATCTGCGTGCCGCTCATCATCCAGGACGAGTCGATCGGCCTGCTATACGCGCTCAACGATCGCCCGACGCAATTCAGCGACGAAGCGGTGACGCTGGCGACGTTATTGGCCAATCACGCCGCGATCGCGATTGTCAATGCGCGGCTGTTCGAGAAGACCGAGAGCCGCCTGCGCGCCTCAAATGCGGTCTTTCGCGTGACCCAGGCGCTGGCGCAGAACCTGTCGGTGGATGAAGTGCTACAGATGGCGGTCGAGCAGATCACGCTGGCCGTGCCCAGCGCGGGCAAAGCGGTCATCCATCTGCTGCGCGGCGAGGTGCTGGACCCGCGCGCGGCGTCGCGCAAGCAGGGGCGAGGGCAGGCGCCGCACTCGCTGGCCATGCGCGCCGGTTCCGGCATCGCCGGGCGCGCGTTGGCGCGCAAGACGCCCCAGGTGGCGCTCGACACCCTGCGCGATCCGGATTTCATCGATCACGGCACCGGCGTGCGGTCGCTGATTGTCGTGCCGCTCATGGTTGATGACCGGGTCATGGGCACCCTGAGCGTTGACAGTGCCAGCATCAACGCATTCGACGGTGACACACAGCGATTGGTGGTGTCGCTCGGCCACCAGGCGTCCGTAGCGATCAGCCGCGCCCGCCTGTTTGATGCCATGCGCGCGGAAAAACGACGCATCGAGGCGATTCTCAACCATATGGTTGACGGCGTCATGCTGCTGGATGGCGACGGGCGCATCGCTAACGTCAATCCGGCGTTGATCGACATGGTGCGCGTGCCCGCGAGCCAACTCACCGGCCAACTGGTGCGCGATGTGCCGTATCCGGTCAATCAGTTTGGCCTGGATCTGCCGCTCGACGGCCACGACGCCGTAGCGGAGCGCTCGGTGCAGACCGGCGAGCCGCTGAAGAAAGCGTTTGAAGTTTTTGCGTCGCCGGTGCCAAGCGCGACGGCCGGTTGGGCGGGTCACGTCGTGGTCGTCCACGATGTGACCCGCGAGCGCGAACTGGATCAGCTAAAATCCGATTTCATTTCGACCGTCTCGCACGAGTTGCGTACGCCGCTGTTTTCGATTCGCGGCTTCGTCAAGCTGCTGACGAACGATAAGGTCACCGACGATAAGACGCGCCGCGAATTCCTGTCCATCGTCAGCCAGCAGACCGACCACCTGGCCCAGATCGTGAACGACCTGCTCGATCTCTCGCGGCTCGATGCCGGGCGGCCAATCGAAATGGACTTCGAGTCGGTCGACACGTCTGCGATAGCGAGCCAGGTGGTGGCGCGCTTCCAATCGCTGGCAGGCGAGCGGCGAATCCTGCTTAAAACCGACGTGCCGGGCGGTCTGCCCAGGGTGCGCGCCGATGCGCGCCGTCTGACGCAGGCACTGGTCAACCTGGTGGGTAATGCCATCAAGTTCACGGCGGAACATGGACGCGTCACCATCGGCGCCGGCATCGAATCACCCGGCGAATTGCGCGTGTCAGTTACCGACACCGGCATCGGCATTCCAGCGGATGCGCTGCCGCACCTGTTTGAGCGTTTCTTTCAGGTCGGGCAGCCGTCCATGCCGCGCCTTGGCGGCACCGGACTCGGCCTGTATATCACCCGCCAGATTGTCGAAGCGCATGGCGGGCGAATCTGCGTCGAAAGCACGCTGGGCGCCGGCAGTTGTTTCTGGTTCACCATTCCGGTAGATACGCCAAATCCAGGAGGTAACACCCGTGGCTAA
- a CDS encoding response regulator: MAKVLIVEDDPSSRRLVEFTLQQEGFEVVTASNGLEGLDRAQSDQPDVIVMDIMMPVMAGFEACLRLKEIPTTAHIPILVLTAKGHEADRTYSLMAGADDYLAKPADPEIIAGRVRALLNKAAGGS, encoded by the coding sequence GTGGCTAAGGTCCTGATCGTGGAGGATGATCCAAGCTCCCGGCGACTTGTGGAGTTTACGCTGCAGCAAGAGGGTTTTGAGGTTGTCACGGCATCCAATGGGCTGGAGGGGCTCGACCGCGCACAGAGCGACCAGCCGGATGTGATCGTCATGGATATTATGATGCCGGTGATGGCCGGCTTTGAAGCCTGCCTGCGCCTGAAAGAGATCCCAACGACCGCGCACATTCCCATTCTGGTGCTGACGGCCAAGGGGCATGAGGCGGATCGCACCTATAGCCTGATGGCGGGCGCCGACGACTACCTGGCCAAGCCGGCCGACCCGGAGATCATCGCCGGGCGCGTGCGCGCCTTGTTGAACAAGGCGGCCGGCGGTTCGTAG
- a CDS encoding NAD-dependent deacylase has translation MPEQSEIARAAELLGRARHVVALTGAGMSTASGIPDFRTPGSGLWTRTDPARVASIDAFMRDPRAYYAWRGPLLKSLHSANPNPANRALADLEQRDVLRAVITQNIDGLQQRAGSRRVLEVHGTAQELVCLSCGQIYRDDEPIRRIIEQGDVPYCALCGGLLKPNVVLFGELLPGAVLREVYAELQRCDVILVAGSSLEVHPAASWPETALRNGARAIIVNLSETYLDPYADVVIRRNVAEALPALVTALDNRS, from the coding sequence GTGCCGGAGCAGAGTGAGATTGCGCGCGCGGCCGAGTTGCTGGGCCGCGCGCGGCATGTGGTGGCGCTGACCGGCGCCGGCATGTCGACGGCGTCGGGCATCCCCGACTTCCGCACGCCGGGCAGCGGCCTGTGGACGCGCACCGATCCGGCCCGAGTTGCATCGATCGACGCCTTCATGCGTGACCCGCGCGCATACTACGCGTGGCGCGGCCCGCTGCTGAAGTCACTGCACAGCGCCAACCCCAATCCGGCGAATCGCGCGCTGGCCGATCTGGAGCAGCGCGACGTCCTGCGCGCCGTCATCACCCAGAATATTGACGGCTTGCAGCAGCGCGCCGGTTCGCGACGCGTGCTGGAGGTGCATGGCACGGCGCAGGAACTGGTCTGCCTGTCGTGCGGGCAGATCTACCGTGACGACGAGCCCATCCGGCGCATCATCGAGCAGGGCGACGTGCCGTACTGTGCCTTGTGCGGCGGGCTGCTCAAGCCCAACGTCGTGTTGTTCGGCGAACTGCTGCCGGGAGCGGTGCTTCGCGAAGTCTACGCAGAACTGCAACGCTGTGACGTGATCCTGGTGGCCGGTTCATCGCTTGAGGTGCATCCGGCTGCCAGCTGGCCGGAAACAGCCTTGCGCAACGGTGCTCGAGCGATCATCGTCAACCTCTCCGAGACGTACCTCGACCCGTACGCGGACGTGGTCATTCGCCGTAATGTGGCTGAGGCGCTGCCGGCGCTTGTGACGGCGCTGGACAATCGCTCGTAA